The following proteins are co-located in the Roseovarius arcticus genome:
- a CDS encoding TRAP transporter small permease subunit, with amino-acid sequence MRLVAGIAALICWINWLIGQVFSWLALAIVLVCFTVVVQRYVFAVSFVWMQDLYIWLSGAMFTAVAGFALMRDDHVRVDIFYRPASVHWRALVDLAGALIFLLPFTVIVYAYSMPFVARAWSYSEASANVGGMPGLYILKSFIIAFAALLALQGLAMICRSVLILGGRRDLVPPMIQYPANAHDAAAAAIEGSH; translated from the coding sequence ATGCGACTTGTCGCAGGGATCGCAGCCCTCATCTGCTGGATCAACTGGCTTATAGGTCAGGTATTTTCTTGGCTGGCGCTAGCGATCGTGCTGGTCTGTTTCACCGTCGTTGTGCAGCGTTACGTCTTTGCCGTCAGCTTTGTATGGATGCAGGACCTGTATATCTGGCTTAGCGGCGCGATGTTCACAGCCGTCGCCGGTTTTGCGCTGATGCGCGATGATCATGTGCGCGTCGATATATTTTATCGCCCTGCCAGCGTGCATTGGCGGGCGCTTGTCGATCTGGCCGGCGCGCTGATCTTCTTGCTGCCGTTCACCGTTATTGTTTATGCCTACTCAATGCCCTTCGTGGCGCGTGCGTGGTCCTATAGCGAGGCCTCGGCGAATGTCGGCGGGATGCCGGGGCTCTATATCCTCAAGTCGTTCATCATCGCGTTCGCCGCATTGCTGGCACTGCAAGGGCTGGCGATGATTTGCCGCTCGGTCCTGATACTGGGCGGTCGCCGCGATCTGGTGCCGCCGATGATCCAATATCCGGCGAATGCGCATGACGCCGCCGCTGCCGCAATCGAGGGATCGCACTGA
- a CDS encoding SDR family oxidoreductase — protein sequence MKSILITGASSGIGRATALEFLNAGWRVGLLARREDALKQIADAHEHAVALPCDVTDAGAMERAFKQFVAKAGRLDALFNNAGIFGVSAPIDEVPVETFDEVVAVNLRGMFIAARLAFGQMRAQTPQGGRIINNGSLSAHVPREGSICYTTTKHAITGMTRTLSLDGRPFDIACGQIDIGNATSEMVAALKEAQPDMPVMDVAHAARSVLHMAQLPPDTNVQFMTVMATKMPYIGRG from the coding sequence ATGAAATCCATCCTCATCACTGGTGCAAGCTCGGGGATCGGGCGCGCCACGGCGCTGGAGTTCCTGAATGCTGGTTGGCGCGTCGGCCTCTTGGCCCGGCGCGAGGACGCGCTAAAGCAGATCGCGGACGCACATGAGCACGCAGTGGCCCTGCCCTGCGATGTCACGGATGCGGGCGCGATGGAGCGCGCGTTTAAGCAGTTCGTCGCTAAGGCGGGCCGCCTCGATGCGCTGTTCAATAATGCCGGCATCTTTGGTGTCTCAGCCCCCATCGACGAGGTGCCGGTCGAGACGTTTGACGAGGTCGTCGCTGTCAACCTGCGCGGTATGTTCATCGCCGCGCGCCTCGCCTTTGGCCAGATGCGCGCGCAGACGCCGCAGGGTGGCCGCATCATCAACAACGGCTCGCTATCCGCGCATGTCCCGCGCGAAGGGTCAATCTGCTATACAACGACGAAACATGCGATCACCGGGATGACACGCACTTTATCGTTGGACGGGCGGCCCTTTGATATCGCCTGCGGCCAGATCGACATCGGCAACGCCACCAGCGAAATGGTTGCTGCGCTAAAAGAGGCCCAGCCCGACATGCCGGTGATGGACGTTGCCCATGCCGCGCGGTCGGTCCTGCACATGGCGCAATTGCCACCAGATACCAACGTGCAATTTATGACCGTTATGGCGACAAAAATGCCTTATATCGGCCGGGGCTGA
- a CDS encoding AAA family ATPase, producing the protein MTETAVTYSPDQAEAHDRITEALRAAGVDLVSGTTMPPQEGKTSVMAVIGKAGSGKTLLLAALYRALEEAGVDIVSGDYEGKKRKDGRTLAILAPTNKAASVLRMHGVPATTIHRILYTPVYDPEYEKIAEWLAGNGERPEVPDLSETALDRAFAFYQTNKSIPGALAAAGLKGSDFITGWKRRDEPLDIGFVDEASMLDTRQMDDLKEIFSTLLVFGDPAQLAPVNSTGGMVFEALPEKSKLVLHRIHRQDADNPILDLAHALADPALEFQDFEQMIEEASKRDDRVRWAGRVEVDLMARSPVLVWRNATRIKLINAFRSVHNAPDDALLEGEPLICDGIELPLKHRKKRLDLEARGLIKGAQVVYLGPGRKPGFSRLHVMGAEDPQISAASIVKIEKPGEEEPFIPFAANMGATFLHGAAVTIHKAQGSQWKDVQVFAPDLFVAARMGRTEAGQPLWKRLAYVAITRAEERLHWVVRNRLSKPEHALRIDDLRTKPVPLTLETLEE; encoded by the coding sequence ATGACTGAAACCGCCGTTACCTACTCCCCCGATCAGGCCGAGGCGCATGACCGCATCACAGAAGCGTTGCGCGCCGCTGGTGTCGATCTGGTTAGCGGGACCACGATGCCTCCGCAGGAGGGCAAGACCAGCGTTATGGCCGTCATCGGAAAGGCCGGGTCAGGCAAAACGCTGCTTTTGGCTGCACTGTACCGCGCATTAGAGGAGGCGGGCGTCGATATCGTCTCGGGCGATTACGAGGGCAAGAAACGCAAAGATGGCCGCACCCTTGCCATCCTCGCCCCCACGAACAAGGCGGCATCTGTCCTGCGGATGCACGGCGTGCCCGCGACCACCATCCACCGCATTTTATACACCCCCGTCTACGACCCGGAGTATGAAAAGATCGCCGAATGGCTGGCCGGAAATGGCGAGAGGCCTGAGGTGCCCGATCTGTCAGAAACGGCGCTCGACCGGGCGTTCGCGTTTTACCAGACTAACAAGTCAATCCCCGGCGCGCTGGCCGCGGCAGGTCTGAAGGGCAGTGATTTCATCACCGGCTGGAAGCGGCGCGATGAGCCATTAGACATCGGCTTTGTCGATGAGGCCAGCATGCTGGACACCCGCCAGATGGACGACCTGAAGGAGATTTTCTCGACCCTGCTGGTTTTCGGCGACCCGGCGCAGCTGGCCCCGGTCAACAGTACGGGCGGGATGGTGTTTGAGGCGCTGCCAGAGAAATCCAAGCTGGTGCTGCACCGCATTCACCGCCAGGACGCAGATAACCCGATCCTCGATCTGGCCCATGCGCTGGCCGATCCAGCACTGGAATTTCAGGACTTCGAACAGATGATCGAAGAGGCTTCAAAGCGCGACGACCGCGTGCGATGGGCGGGCCGGGTCGAGGTGGATCTGATGGCGCGTAGTCCGGTCCTTGTCTGGCGCAACGCGACGCGCATCAAGCTGATCAACGCCTTTCGCTCTGTCCATAATGCGCCCGACGACGCCTTGCTGGAGGGCGAGCCGCTGATTTGCGACGGCATCGAACTGCCGCTGAAGCACCGCAAGAAACGGCTGGATCTGGAGGCGCGCGGGCTGATCAAGGGCGCGCAGGTGGTTTATCTAGGGCCGGGCCGCAAACCCGGCTTTTCCCGACTGCATGTCATGGGCGCCGAAGATCCGCAGATCAGCGCAGCTAGCATCGTAAAAATAGAAAAGCCGGGCGAGGAAGAGCCGTTCATCCCCTTCGCCGCCAACATGGGCGCGACGTTTCTGCACGGCGCCGCCGTCACCATCCACAAGGCCCAAGGCAGCCAGTGGAAAGACGTGCAAGTCTTTGCACCCGACCTTTTTGTCGCCGCCCGCATGGGCCGCACCGAAGCGGGCCAGCCTCTCTGGAAACGCCTCGCCTATGTTGCGATTACCCGCGCGGAAGAGCGACTGCACTGGGTCGTGCGAAACCGCTTATCCAAGCCCGAGCACGCGCTGCGCATTGACGATCTACGCACCAAGCCTGTGCCCCTAACGCTGGAGACATTGGAAGAATGA
- a CDS encoding phosphomannomutase/phosphoglucomutase codes for MNTPAQTVTPNTWEFLRDAMIMPTGFREYDARWKYPEEINLPGVTALGLGLGTQMIARGIDPVIAVGNDYRDYSLSIKNALMLGLMQAGIKVLDIGPAVSPMAYFAQFHLDAPAVAMVTASHNPNGWTGVKMGFERPLTHGPDEMSELKAIVLEGRGQRRPGGSYEYVDGVREAYLDDLVGDFRMTRPLKVVCATGNGTASAFAPELFARMGVEVVPSHNELDYTFPHYNPNPEAMEMLHDMAASVRASGADFALGFDGDGDRCGVVDNEGEEIFADKMGVIMARDFARLYPGSTFVADVKSTGLFASDPELQAHGAKADYWKTGHSHMKRRVKEIGALAGFEKSGHYFLAEPIGRGYDCGLRVAVEICKLMERNPDKSMADLRRALPVTYATPTMSPYCADLEKYDVLERLVAKLVAHHEAGMPLAGRKIAQVVTVNGARVILDNGSWGLVRASSNTPNLVVVCESSESDAEMRAIFADIDAVIRTEPLVGEYDQTI; via the coding sequence ATGAACACACCCGCCCAGACAGTCACGCCCAACACGTGGGAATTCCTGCGCGACGCCATGATCATGCCCACTGGGTTTCGCGAATACGATGCGCGCTGGAAATACCCAGAAGAGATCAATCTGCCGGGCGTTACCGCCCTCGGCCTTGGCCTTGGAACGCAGATGATCGCGCGCGGCATAGATCCGGTGATCGCGGTCGGCAACGACTATCGCGACTACTCGCTGTCGATCAAGAACGCGCTGATGCTGGGCCTGATGCAGGCCGGGATCAAGGTGCTGGATATTGGCCCCGCCGTCAGCCCGATGGCCTATTTTGCGCAGTTCCATCTGGACGCGCCTGCTGTCGCGATGGTCACGGCCTCGCACAATCCCAACGGCTGGACCGGCGTCAAAATGGGGTTCGAACGGCCCCTGACCCACGGCCCCGATGAGATGAGCGAGCTCAAAGCCATTGTGCTGGAGGGTCGCGGCCAGCGGCGCCCCGGTGGCAGCTATGAGTATGTGGATGGTGTGCGCGAGGCGTATTTGGACGACCTCGTCGGTGATTTCCGCATGACGCGACCCCTAAAGGTGGTCTGCGCCACGGGCAACGGCACCGCGTCTGCCTTTGCCCCCGAGTTGTTTGCGCGCATGGGCGTCGAAGTGGTGCCGTCGCATAACGAGTTGGATTATACCTTTCCGCACTACAATCCGAACCCTGAGGCGATGGAGATGCTGCACGACATGGCCGCCAGCGTGCGCGCCTCCGGCGCTGATTTCGCGCTGGGATTTGACGGCGACGGCGACCGCTGCGGCGTAGTCGACAATGAGGGCGAAGAGATTTTCGCGGACAAGATGGGCGTCATTATGGCCCGCGATTTTGCGCGGCTCTATCCCGGCAGCACGTTTGTTGCGGACGTGAAATCTACCGGGCTGTTTGCCTCCGACCCCGAGTTGCAGGCGCATGGCGCCAAGGCTGATTACTGGAAAACCGGCCATAGCCACATGAAGCGACGCGTTAAGGAAATCGGCGCGCTTGCCGGGTTTGAGAAATCGGGGCACTATTTCCTGGCCGAGCCTATCGGGCGTGGCTACGATTGCGGTCTGCGCGTCGCCGTCGAGATCTGCAAGCTGATGGAGCGTAATCCCGACAAATCAATGGCAGACCTGCGCCGAGCGCTGCCCGTCACCTATGCCACTCCCACCATGTCGCCATATTGTGCCGATCTGGAGAAATACGACGTGCTTGAGCGTTTGGTCGCCAAGCTGGTTGCGCATCACGAGGCTGGGATGCCGCTGGCGGGCCGCAAAATCGCACAGGTCGTCACAGTGAACGGCGCGCGCGTGATCTTAGATAACGGCAGTTGGGGTCTGGTGCGGGCATCTTCGAACACGCCCAATCTGGTCGTTGTCTGCGAAAGCAGCGAGAGCGATGCAGAAATGCGTGCGATCTTTGCCGACATTGATGCCGTGATCCGGACGGAACCACTGGTGGGCGAGTACGACCAGACGATTTAA
- a CDS encoding capsule biosynthesis protein, translating into MTTKPKARKFRIRRTPSAEDEALVGQLPGERHTSVAPKGPAAPPPEEAQTDLPDSEPPRTGEITSAREMSTGASIDEIRNEGLTGRQLRMARRVAQKNGLAPTSDFDAVRLLRARGIDPFQRASILELVTNDQNQDDAGELVPAKGRNLDNPRVQLPQTVPMQTTLPSAQLSPADRRTEEIMRIQRDIGKRRRRKLLLLLTRLAAFVFLPTLLAGYYYYAVATPMYSTKSEFLILSADGGGGAGGLSGLLPSQFATGQDAIATQSYLLSKDAMLRLDRDVGFRDHFSQPWIDPLQRLDPDASNEKAYKLYKKYMKIGYDPTEGVLRMEVSTANPEVSAEFSRKLIDYAEERVDDLSKRKREDALESSTESLAQAKTDRREAQRQLVVMQEGTVLDPQGEITNIRSLIGNVELQLQEKQLALNTQLNNARPNSARVEALTSEIEVLKREQIKQRARLTDAGEGNSSLASQTADIQMAQADLLTADMVLQAALESQRMSSSEASKQVRYLTVSVRPVASQDAAYPRSFENTILAFLVFAGIYLMISLTASILREQVSS; encoded by the coding sequence ATGACTACGAAACCCAAGGCTAGAAAATTCCGCATTCGCCGCACGCCTAGCGCGGAGGACGAGGCGCTGGTTGGGCAACTGCCTGGCGAGCGGCACACATCCGTCGCGCCGAAAGGTCCTGCTGCGCCTCCACCCGAGGAAGCGCAGACCGATTTGCCGGACAGTGAACCACCGCGCACCGGCGAAATTACCAGCGCGCGCGAGATGAGTACGGGCGCCTCAATTGACGAGATCCGCAACGAAGGCCTGACAGGCCGCCAGCTGCGCATGGCGCGCCGCGTCGCGCAAAAGAATGGGCTGGCCCCGACATCTGACTTCGATGCGGTTCGCCTGTTACGTGCGCGCGGCATAGACCCCTTCCAACGCGCCAGCATTCTGGAGCTGGTGACGAACGACCAAAATCAGGACGATGCCGGTGAGCTGGTCCCTGCCAAGGGCCGCAATCTGGACAATCCGCGAGTGCAACTTCCGCAGACGGTTCCGATGCAAACAACGCTGCCGTCGGCCCAACTTAGCCCAGCCGACCGCCGCACCGAAGAGATCATGCGCATCCAGCGGGACATCGGCAAACGTCGCCGCCGCAAGCTGCTGCTGCTGCTGACACGGCTTGCCGCGTTCGTATTTTTGCCGACGCTGCTGGCGGGGTATTATTACTACGCCGTGGCCACCCCGATGTACTCGACCAAATCCGAATTCCTGATCCTGTCTGCCGATGGCGGCGGCGGTGCCGGCGGCCTTAGCGGCCTTCTGCCCAGCCAGTTTGCCACCGGGCAGGACGCAATCGCGACGCAGTCCTACCTATTGTCCAAGGATGCGATGCTGCGCCTCGACCGCGATGTAGGCTTTCGCGATCATTTCAGCCAGCCGTGGATTGATCCGCTCCAGCGGCTGGACCCGGATGCCAGCAACGAAAAAGCCTACAAGCTATATAAGAAATATATGAAGATCGGGTACGATCCGACCGAAGGTGTTCTGCGGATGGAGGTATCCACCGCAAATCCTGAGGTCAGTGCCGAATTCTCGCGCAAGCTGATCGACTACGCAGAGGAGCGGGTGGATGATCTGTCCAAGCGCAAACGCGAAGACGCATTGGAGTCCTCAACCGAAAGCCTTGCCCAGGCCAAGACGGACCGCCGCGAGGCGCAGCGCCAACTAGTCGTCATGCAAGAAGGCACCGTGCTGGACCCGCAGGGCGAGATCACTAATATCCGCTCGCTGATCGGCAATGTCGAATTGCAGCTACAGGAAAAGCAGCTGGCCCTGAATACGCAGTTGAACAACGCCCGGCCCAATAGCGCCAGGGTCGAGGCCCTGACCAGCGAGATCGAAGTGCTGAAGCGCGAGCAGATCAAGCAGCGCGCGCGGCTGACCGACGCGGGCGAGGGTAACAGTTCGCTCGCTTCGCAAACCGCCGATATCCAGATGGCGCAGGCCGATTTGCTAACAGCGGACATGGTGCTCCAGGCCGCGCTGGAATCGCAGCGTATGAGTTCGAGCGAAGCAAGCAAGCAGGTGCGCTATCTGACAGTCAGCGTGCGGCCCGTCGCATCACAGGACGCGGCGTATCCCCGCTCGTTCGAGAATACTATTCTGGCGTTTCTCGTCTTTGCCGGGATATATCTGATGATCTCGCTCACCGCATCCATCCTGCGCGAACAGGTATCTTCCTGA
- a CDS encoding ABC transporter ATP-binding protein produces the protein MLEFDNVSKSFWTGTQRKVILEKVSFRVELGKSMGILAPNGTGKTTVINMMAGLEKPDEGDIRRSCRISFPLGFMGGVISKISAMENSRYIARLYGLDPDYVEAFCRWMCNLGEYFDQPLGTYSTGMKSRFTFALMLALDFDMYLIDEGMPSSTDVEFNQKAGEILRERLATTTVIIVSHQPAVLEKFATTAAVLMGGQLHMFDTLEEAKQLYDYETQG, from the coding sequence ATGCTCGAGTTCGACAATGTCAGCAAGTCCTTCTGGACCGGCACGCAGCGCAAGGTGATCTTGGAAAAGGTCAGCTTTCGCGTCGAGCTGGGTAAATCCATGGGGATTCTGGCACCAAACGGCACCGGCAAGACGACGGTGATCAATATGATGGCCGGTCTGGAGAAACCTGACGAGGGCGACATTAGGCGCAGCTGCCGCATCAGCTTCCCGCTTGGCTTTATGGGCGGGGTCATCAGCAAGATTTCGGCGATGGAGAATAGCCGCTATATTGCCCGGCTCTATGGTCTGGATCCCGATTATGTTGAGGCATTCTGCCGCTGGATGTGCAATCTGGGCGAATATTTCGACCAGCCCTTGGGCACCTACAGCACAGGGATGAAGTCGCGTTTTACCTTTGCGCTGATGTTGGCGCTGGATTTTGATATGTATCTGATCGACGAAGGCATGCCCAGCTCGACCGATGTCGAGTTCAACCAAAAAGCAGGCGAGATCCTGCGCGAACGGCTCGCGACGACAACCGTGATCATCGTATCGCACCAGCCCGCCGTGCTGGAGAAATTTGCGACCACGGCCGCCGTCCTGATGGGCGGCCAGCTTCATATGTTCGACACCTTGGAAGAGGCCAAACAGCTTTATGACTACGAAACCCAAGGCTAG
- a CDS encoding uracil-DNA glycosylase family protein, with the protein MDDLAARISRCRLCADRFAATATHHAPRPVPWFGPGARLLIAGQAPGARVHASGIPFDDPSGDRLRDWLGLDREAFYDRARVAIVPMAFCFPGYDARGSDLPPPAICRETWHDAVMAELAPVPLRVLVGAHAQRYHLGVRGSVAQTVTDWRVHAPGTFALPHPSWRNTGWLKKNPWFEAEVIPALRDRVKEVMQDD; encoded by the coding sequence ATGGATGACCTCGCCGCCCGTATTTCACGCTGTCGCCTCTGTGCGGATCGCTTTGCCGCGACTGCCACCCATCACGCGCCGCGCCCTGTGCCGTGGTTCGGCCCCGGCGCGCGGCTGCTGATCGCAGGGCAGGCGCCGGGCGCGCGCGTGCATGCGTCGGGCATCCCCTTTGACGATCCGTCTGGCGACCGCCTGCGCGACTGGCTGGGGCTGGACCGCGAGGCATTCTACGACCGCGCCCGCGTGGCTATCGTGCCGATGGCGTTCTGCTTTCCCGGATACGATGCGCGCGGATCGGACCTGCCGCCGCCTGCTATCTGCCGCGAGACGTGGCATGATGCGGTGATGGCAGAGTTGGCGCCTGTTCCCTTGCGCGTGCTGGTCGGCGCACATGCCCAGCGCTATCATCTGGGTGTGCGCGGCAGTGTTGCGCAGACGGTGACGGATTGGCGCGTCCATGCGCCCGGCACATTTGCGCTGCCGCATCCGTCGTGGCGTAACACAGGCTGGCTAAAGAAAAATCCGTGGTTCGAGGCTGAGGTGATCCCCGCCCTGCGCGACCGAGTGAAAGAGGTAATGCAAGATGACTGA
- a CDS encoding SseB family protein has protein sequence MTETALDRAHAAMEAADEDGAARLAFYHCLADTQLFLLLTEEPSGDHVTPRTFEVEDAVYALAFDDEARLAGFTGGPAPYAVLPGRTLAGMLAAGGAGLGLNLDAAPSSILLPTEALSWLAETLGQGGGNEAGAQIETVTAPEGVPQALLTALDAKLARAEGLASHACLAGARYTGGAPGHVLMFIGAAPGAEPALTRAVSEALTFSGIEAGALDVGFAEVGGPLAQRIERVGLRFDLPQATAAPQRAAPGSDPSRPPRLR, from the coding sequence ATGACTGAGACCGCGCTGGACCGCGCCCATGCCGCGATGGAGGCCGCAGATGAGGATGGCGCGGCGCGCCTCGCCTTCTACCACTGCCTCGCCGATACGCAGCTATTCCTGCTGCTGACGGAGGAGCCGTCGGGCGATCATGTTACCCCCCGCACGTTTGAGGTGGAGGATGCAGTATATGCGCTGGCCTTCGACGACGAGGCGCGGCTGGCCGGATTTACCGGCGGTCCTGCGCCTTATGCCGTGTTGCCGGGCCGCACGCTGGCCGGAATGTTGGCGGCAGGCGGGGCAGGGCTGGGCCTTAATCTGGATGCGGCGCCATCGTCGATCTTGCTGCCGACAGAGGCGCTAAGCTGGCTGGCTGAAACGCTGGGGCAGGGCGGCGGCAATGAGGCGGGGGCGCAAATCGAAACTGTGACCGCACCCGAAGGCGTGCCGCAGGCGTTGCTGACCGCGCTGGACGCCAAGCTGGCCCGCGCCGAGGGGCTGGCCAGCCATGCCTGTCTCGCCGGGGCGCGATATACAGGCGGTGCACCCGGGCATGTGCTGATGTTCATCGGTGCCGCGCCGGGGGCCGAGCCTGCGCTGACGCGTGCCGTGTCCGAGGCGCTGACGTTCTCAGGTATTGAGGCGGGCGCGCTGGACGTCGGTTTCGCGGAGGTCGGCGGCCCGCTGGCGCAGCGGATTGAGCGTGTTGGGCTGAGATTTGATCTGCCCCAAGCCACAGCGGCGCCCCAGCGGGCCGCGCCGGGATCTGATCCGTCACGGCCCCCTCGACTAAGGTAG
- a CDS encoding 2-hydroxyacid dehydrogenase — MTIQILFSAKPPRWSQYEGPLTHALTQAGITDFNLACEIAPDEVDYIVMAPNGPVQDFTPFTRCKAVLNLWAGVEGIIDNPTLTQPLARMVDHGLTRGMVEWVTAHVLRHHLGIDAHIQGQDGVWRKEIPPLAQERAVTILGMGELGAACAETLAYLGFDVTGWSRSPKDLDGVRCLHGEDGLAAALGTAQILVLLLPKTSETENLLDAQRLAQLPKGAVVINPGRGPLIDDDALLSALESGHIGHATLDVFRVEPLPSEHPYWAHPSVTVTPHIASETRDDTASQVIAENVRRSEAGEPLLHKVDPKLGY, encoded by the coding sequence ATGACGATCCAGATTCTGTTCTCTGCCAAGCCGCCCCGCTGGTCGCAGTACGAGGGCCCGTTGACCCACGCGCTGACACAAGCCGGGATCACTGACTTTAACCTTGCCTGCGAAATCGCGCCCGATGAAGTGGACTACATCGTGATGGCGCCCAATGGCCCGGTGCAGGATTTTACGCCTTTTACGCGCTGCAAGGCAGTGCTGAATCTGTGGGCCGGCGTCGAGGGGATCATCGACAACCCGACCCTGACGCAACCGCTGGCACGAATGGTGGACCATGGCCTGACGCGCGGCATGGTCGAGTGGGTCACCGCCCACGTCCTGCGCCACCATCTGGGGATAGACGCGCATATCCAAGGACAGGACGGCGTCTGGCGCAAGGAGATCCCACCACTGGCACAAGAGCGCGCCGTCACCATCCTCGGCATGGGCGAGCTGGGCGCCGCTTGCGCGGAGACCCTTGCCTATCTCGGGTTTGACGTGACTGGGTGGAGCAGATCACCCAAGGACTTGGACGGCGTGCGTTGCCTGCATGGCGAGGATGGTTTGGCGGCGGCGCTAGGCACCGCGCAGATATTGGTGCTGCTGCTGCCAAAGACGTCGGAGACCGAAAATCTGCTGGATGCACAGCGCTTGGCGCAATTGCCCAAAGGTGCGGTGGTGATAAATCCCGGCCGCGGTCCGCTGATCGACGACGACGCGCTGCTAAGCGCGCTGGAGTCGGGCCATATCGGCCACGCGACGCTTGATGTGTTTCGCGTTGAACCGTTGCCGTCAGAGCATCCTTATTGGGCGCATCCATCAGTGACGGTGACGCCCCATATCGCGTCCGAGACGCGCGACGACACCGCCAGTCAGGTAATCGCCGAGAATGTCCGCCGCAGCGAGGCAGGCGAGCCGCTGCTGCATAAGGTGGATCCCAAGCTGGGGTACTAA
- the rodA gene encoding rod shape-determining protein RodA: MSYLAYSVKSVPTGLRKILYVNWPLALLLAAVACVGFLMLYSVAGGSAMPWMDPQMKRFGVGFAAMLFVAMVPIWFWRNMAGLAYCISLALLVAVELFGSVGMGAQRWIDLGFMRLQPSELMKITLVMVLAAYYDWLPLNKTSRPIWVILPLIVILIPTYLVLKQPDLGTSILLIAAGGGMMFLAGVHWAYFAAVTAAGIGLVTTVFKSRGTDWQLLADYQFRRIDTFLDPSTDPLGAGYHITQSKIALGSGGWTGRGFMQGTQSRLNFLPEKHTDFIFTTLAEEFGFIGAISLLGLYALIIVFCISTAMTNRDRFSSLLTLGVAATFFLFFAVNMSMVMGLAPVVGVPLPLVSYGGSAMLILMLGFGMVQSAHVHKPR; encoded by the coding sequence ATGAGCTATCTTGCATACTCGGTCAAAAGCGTGCCGACGGGCCTGCGCAAGATCCTATACGTCAACTGGCCCCTTGCGCTTTTGCTGGCGGCGGTGGCCTGCGTCGGGTTTCTGATGCTCTATTCGGTCGCCGGCGGCTCGGCGATGCCGTGGATGGACCCACAGATGAAGCGCTTTGGCGTCGGCTTTGCGGCCATGCTCTTTGTCGCGATGGTGCCGATCTGGTTCTGGCGCAACATGGCCGGGCTGGCCTATTGCATATCACTGGCACTTCTGGTCGCGGTCGAGCTGTTTGGCAGCGTTGGCATGGGTGCACAGCGCTGGATTGATCTTGGATTCATGCGGCTACAGCCATCTGAGTTGATGAAAATTACGTTGGTGATGGTTCTCGCAGCCTATTACGACTGGCTGCCATTGAACAAAACGTCGCGCCCGATTTGGGTGATCTTGCCCTTAATCGTGATCCTCATTCCGACCTATCTGGTGCTGAAGCAGCCCGATTTGGGCACGTCGATCCTGTTGATCGCGGCGGGGGGCGGAATGATGTTCCTCGCAGGGGTTCACTGGGCTTACTTCGCCGCAGTGACCGCAGCCGGCATCGGCCTCGTCACCACCGTGTTCAAGAGCCGGGGCACCGATTGGCAGCTGCTGGCAGACTACCAGTTCCGCCGGATCGACACATTTCTGGACCCATCGACCGACCCTTTGGGCGCCGGGTATCACATCACCCAGTCCAAGATTGCCCTAGGATCGGGCGGCTGGACAGGGCGCGGCTTTATGCAAGGCACGCAGTCGCGGCTAAACTTTTTGCCCGAAAAGCATACGGATTTTATCTTTACCACGCTGGCCGAAGAATTCGGATTTATCGGGGCGATCTCGCTGCTCGGCCTTTATGCGCTGATTATCGTGTTCTGCATTAGTACCGCGATGACCAATCGCGACAGGTTTTCGTCCCTGCTGACGCTGGGGGTCGCTGCGACGTTTTTCCTGTTCTTTGCGGTGAATATGTCGATGGTCATGGGCCTCGCGCCCGTTGTGGGTGTTCCTCTACCGCTGGTCAGTTATGGGGGCTCTGCGATGTTGATCCTCATGCTGGGTTTCGGCATGGTCCAGAGCGCACATGTCCACAAACCGAGGTAG